The sequence below is a genomic window from Streptomyces sudanensis.
GTGCCCTCGGCGACCGTGACCTTGGTGTCCTTGTTGATCGACGCGTTGATCGCGCCGTTCTTCGGAGTGATCGATATTCGGGCCTGCGAGGCCTTCTCCGCCGCGGCCTCGTCGACCTGCGCCTGCGAATCGTTCGGACCTGCACTGCTGCCGGTGGCACCGGGAGTGGCGTCGGCGGCGTCGGCCTCGTCGCCACCGTTGCAACCCGTGAGCACCAGCACACCGCTGAGCAGTGCGGACGCGGCCATCAGGCCCCTGCGCCGCTTACCGTCCGTCATCACACGCTTCTCCATCGTCATGGATTTCCTACCGACACTTCCCCACAACACCCATAACACCCCCTCCGGTTCCCCTTCGGTGCGCGGTGTGGGGAACACCACTGACCGACGTGCCGGGGGGCGTCGCCCGGTCGTCGGGATCCCGGACGCCCCGGGCGGACGCGCGCGCGGCGCGGGCGCCCGGGATACCGAAGGGTGTCACAGATCCGGCTCAGCCGTCCCGGCCCTCGTCTTCTTCCCCGCCCCCGTCGTCCGAGTCGTCGGGATCGCCGTCCGAGTCGTCGAAGCCGTCGTCGAGGTCGTCGTCGAGGTGCCAGGCGTCGGCGTCGGGGTCGTGGGCGGCCCGCTCGCTGGTCCACGACGCCTGGACCAGCTCCACACCGGGCACCCCGCCGGTCAGCCGGGACGGCTCGACGAGGTACGCGAGGGCTTCCGCTTCGTCCTCGCGGACGACCGCGGCGGCCTGCGCGCGTTCCTCGCCGGGCATGAACTCGTCGTCCTCGATCCGTCGCAGAGCGGCGTCGGTCAGCCGGTCCCGCTCGGTCACCTCCAGTACCAGATCCACCCGGAGCCGTACATACCGTGAGATCTCAGAAGCGCTCATACGACGGAGCGTAAGGCGCTCGGGGCCGGGCTTTTCCGCGACCCGCTGCGTTCACTAGCATCGGCGCAACACCCGATTCTCGATTCCGCAAGGGGATCTGAACCTGTGTCCGTCGCACGCCGACCCCTGCTGACCGCCACCGCCGCCGGAACGCTGCTCGGTGCCCTGTGGTTCGTCCCCTCGGCGAACGCCACCGGCGAGGAGCCGACCGCCCCCCGGACCGGCGGGGCCGCCGCCGCGCTCCACACCGGCACCGCCGCCGACGCCCACCGGACGCCGCGGAGCGCGGCCGGGCAGGAGCTGCGGCTGGCCGACACCGGGGCGGGCGCGGACACGGTGCCGTACGCCCTGGGCGGTTCGGCCCTCCTGGCCGCCGGCGTCGGCCTGGTGGCCTTCGCGGTGCGGCGCGGGGCGCACGCGCCGTCCTGACGCGTACGCCCCGGGGCGCGGGCCCGGCCGTCAGGCCAGCGGGCCCGTCACCGGCTCGACCGCGGCGACGACTCCGCCCTGCCGTACGAACACGTCCGCCGCGTCCAGGTCGGGCGCCAGGAACCGGTCCGGGCCGGGCCCCTGCACGCCCGCCGCGCGCAGGGCGTCGATCACGGCGCGGGAGGCGGGCGCCGGGGTGAGCCCGTGGCGCAGCTCGATCGCCCGCGTCGCCGCGTACAGCTCGACGGCGAGGACCCGGTTGAGGTTGCCGATCGCGGTGCGCAGCTTGCGCGCCGCCGACCAGCCCATCGACACGTGGTCCTCCTGCATGGCGGACGACGGGATGGAGTCGGCGGAGGCCGGGACGGCGAGCCGCTTCATCTCGCTGACCAGCGCGGCCTGCGTGTACTGGGCGATCATCAGGCCCGAGTCGACACCGGCGTCGTCGGCGAGGAACGGCGGCAGGCCGTGGCTGCGGTTCCTGTCGAGGAGCCGGTCGGTGCGGCGCTCGGCGATGGAGCCGAGGTCGGCGGCGGCGACGGCGAGGAAGTCGAGGACGTACGCGACGGGGGCGCCGTGGAAGTTGCCGTTGGACTCCACGCGGCCGTCCGCCAGGACGACCGGGTTGTCGACGGCGGCGGCCAGCTCGCGCTCGGCGACGAGGCGGGCGTGGGCCATGGTGTCGCGTCCGGCGCCGGCGACCTGCGGGGCGCAGCGCACGGAGTAGGCGTCCTGGACCCGGGGCGCCTCGTCGGCCTGGAAGTGCCCGACCAGTCCGGAGCCCTTCAGAACGGCGAGCATGTTCGCGGCGGCGGCGGCCTGGCCGGGGTGGGGGCGGATGGCGTGCAGTTCGGGGCGGAGCACCTTGTCCGTGCCGAGCAGCGCCTCCAGGGTGAGGGCGGCGGTGACGTCGGCCGTCTTGTACAGCTTCTCCAGGTCGGCGAGGGCCATGACCAGCATGCCGAGCATGCCGTCGGTGCCGTTGAGGAGGGCCAGGCCCTCCTTCTCGCGCAGTTCCACGGGGGTGAGGCCGTGCTCGGCGAGCAGTTCCCCGGCGGGGCGGACGGTGCCGTCGGGGCCTTCGGCGTCGCCCTCGCCCATGAGCGCGAGGGCGCAGTGGGACAGCGGCGCGAGGTCGCCGGAGCAGCCCAGCGAGCCGTACTCGTGGACGACGGGGGTGATGCCCGCGTTGAGGAGGTCGGCCATGGCCCGCGCCACGCTCGGGCGGACGCCGGTGTGGCCGGAGGCGAGGGTCTTCAGGCGCAGGAACATCAGGGCGCGCACGACCTCCCGCTCCACCCGCGGGCCCATGCCGGCGGCGTGCGAGCGGACGATGTTGCGCTGGAGCCGGCCGCGCATCTCCTGGCCGATGTGCCGTGTGGCGAGCGCCCCGAAGCCGGTCGAGACGCCGTACACCGGCTCGGGCCTGGCGGCGAGGGCGTCCACGGTCTCCCGGGCGCGGGCGAGTGCGTCGAGGGCCTCGGGGGAGAGCTCGACGCGGGCGTTGTCGCGGGCGACGGCGACGACGTCGGCGGCGGTGGTGCCGGACGTCCCCACCACGACGGTGTGCATATCCATATTCAGCAGCCTACGGACTGAATCACAACGTGTCACTACCTGATCCTGCGACCGCTCCTTACCGCTGGGTGACCGTCCGCGCCCGCCGCTCACTCCTCCGGACGGGCGTCGCGGAAGCGGCGGCGGTCGCGCGGGGAGGCCGGCGGCGCGTCGGCGAGCCGTACGACGGCCCCGTCCCGCCCGGCGACCACGGGCCGCGCGGAGCGGGCCGCCTTCGCCCGGTACTGGGCGGCGTCCGCCAGCCGGAACAGCCGGCGGGCCGAGTTCACCGGCCCGATCGGGTCGCCCGTCGACGCCACCCCGCAGGCGACGCCCTC
It includes:
- the hutH gene encoding histidine ammonia-lyase, with the protein product MHTVVVGTSGTTAADVVAVARDNARVELSPEALDALARARETVDALAARPEPVYGVSTGFGALATRHIGQEMRGRLQRNIVRSHAAGMGPRVEREVVRALMFLRLKTLASGHTGVRPSVARAMADLLNAGITPVVHEYGSLGCSGDLAPLSHCALALMGEGDAEGPDGTVRPAGELLAEHGLTPVELREKEGLALLNGTDGMLGMLVMALADLEKLYKTADVTAALTLEALLGTDKVLRPELHAIRPHPGQAAAAANMLAVLKGSGLVGHFQADEAPRVQDAYSVRCAPQVAGAGRDTMAHARLVAERELAAAVDNPVVLADGRVESNGNFHGAPVAYVLDFLAVAAADLGSIAERRTDRLLDRNRSHGLPPFLADDAGVDSGLMIAQYTQAALVSEMKRLAVPASADSIPSSAMQEDHVSMGWSAARKLRTAIGNLNRVLAVELYAATRAIELRHGLTPAPASRAVIDALRAAGVQGPGPDRFLAPDLDAADVFVRQGGVVAAVEPVTGPLA